CTCCAGTTTATTGAGAGATTTTGCAGGACCAACGCAAAGGCCGCCATCGAAGTGGGAAAGATATCGTGTCTGGAATACTCTTTCCAGATAGGAGGTCTCTTTCTTAACCACAGATGGGATGGGAGTCCCGGAGAAGTGGCGTGCGACGCTGTAGGCCAGTTGCCAGGGGATTGGTTTCTCTTTTTGAGCATACCAGGCAAGTGCGACCCGCGTCCCGGCTTCGGTGAGTTCGGTCATGTCCGGGAAGTACTCGTTGAGATCTCCCTCGGTCAGGGTTTCCAGTCGTAGTGCTGCCACATATGCGAGAAAACTACCGAGATATGTATTGAATGAATGTGATGTACGATATCTGTCCAGAAGACGCCGAACTTCGGGTACGATCAGATCATGGTCTTTTCCGTCGATGAGTGCCCGTCTTTCAAGTCCGTAGAAGTACAGGAAGGCATACCCGATCTCGTCGAGATCTCTGGTCTTCCCGGTCGAGAGCCATGAGAGGTACCTCGCCCTCTGGTCGGGAGTGATCTGGGAATAACGCGGCCAGTAGGGGAGAGACGGAGTGTCGGAATTATATGGTCGACCTGATGGCAGCGTTGTGTCCAGGCAGGAGGCTTCGTCGGGAGAGACACTGCCGTGTGACCAGTAGGTGAGAGGATCGTTGATGGTGTATCCATGGAGCGTGATGGGTGTGCGCATCCCGGCCCAGAGAAGGACATTTTTCTGTGAGGTCTGTGTACCTGCTTTCCTTGCATTCCGAACGGCAGCAGGCGTCGTGCCCTGCGTGGATGAAGGGGGATGAGGTACAGTGTTGTTCGTAGCCGCCTTGAGGTTTCGCGTCTCCTGATCCGGGCTTTTTTCAGATTTTTTCGTATTGTCCGGGGGATGAGGTACGTTTTCGGTTTTTGTTTGTGAAGCACGGAGAACAAGGAGAATGAACAACCCGAATATAAAAAGGAGAATTAATAGAACACCAAATATGCCTGACATACGTCAACACGATACATAATATTACTCATCGTATAGATGCCTTATCATTTTCATCCCTTTTATGGTGCCACATTTATGGAATTGCTGCCCTTTGTACATCTCTGCTTGACTGGATGTCTGGATCTCTCGTCGGAGTTTGGATCCGTGAGGTCGGGGAGAGCGGTGCAAAAAAAGAAGATGGCCGATCAGTTCCCGCCGACCTTGCTGAGGTCAATAACCCGTGCATCAGGCCGCGCCTCGGTGAGGAGCTCGACCGTCTCCGGGTGACAGGTGAAGTAGAGGACCTGCATCTTCCCGGCCAGGTCGGCGATCGCCCGGCACCCCCTCTCCTTTCTGTCCGGGTCGAAGTTCACCAGGACGTCGTCGAAGACGACCGGGAGGGCGGCGTCGTGCTTGCCGAACTCGGTGATATAGCCGAACCGCAGCGCAAGGTAAAGTTGCTGCGCCGTCCCGAGACTCAGGTCGGTGATCTCCTTCCTGTTCCCGCTCCCCTCTTCGACGACGACGGCCTCGGCATCGATCGGGCGGTAGATCTTCTGGTAGCGCCCGCCTGTGATCCCGCTGAAATACCGGGTCGCCTCCTGAATGACCGCGGGCTGGCGTTCCTTCTCGTACTTCTCGATAGCCTGGTGGAGGAGGTGGCCTGCGATCACCCTGACCGCCCAGGCACGGGAGGCCTCGGTGAGGTCGTCGTGGAGACACCGCAGTCTCGCTTCGTCGGCGGCCGCGGGGTTGTCCCCTTCGAGTTCTTCGATCTCTTTCAGGAGACGGCCGCGCCTTTCCCTCTTCTCATCCCCTTCAGATGCGATCTCCTCCAGGCGCCCCCTGCACTCTTCGACCGTCTCTCCAAGATCGACGCGTTCGGTGCTCTCCAGACGCGTGACAAAGGCCGGGAAGGCCCGGTCTCCACCCGCCGCCTTCTTCAGGCGGAGTTCGGCCCCTGCCTCCTCTTTCACAAGTCTGCTCCTCTCATCCAGGATATGGGCATGCTCCCGGAACATCTCCTCGTCCGTCACCGATGCCTGCAAAAAGAGGTCGGCCCTTTTCCTGGCCACATCTTCCTGTCTTTCAACGATCGATTTCTCTTCCTTCTGGATCCGGGCGTACTCCCGCACCAGGTCCTCATGCCGCCTCTTGCACTCACTCTGCTCATCAAGGGACGCCACCGCGTTCTGCACCTGCACCTCGACCGAAGGGGCAGGGCCGGCCCCGATGGCGGCAGCGACCTCCCCTGTCGCCTTCTCATACGTTGCGATCGTCTCCTTCAGTCCCGCACACCGGATCCCGGCCGCGTCCAGCGCCCTGATCCTGTCCTGTGCCGTCTCGATTTTGGGGATGATCCCAAGGACGACTTCCGGCGTGAAAGAGGCGTCGAGGGAGACGGCATGCAGCCATGCCTGCCACTCCTTGCCAGTCTCCTTTTTCTCCTGTGCATTCGCGGCAAGGGCCGCCTGTACGCGTTCGAGGTCTGCAGCAAGACCGGCGTACGTCGTGCGGGAAACCTGCAGGGCTTTCTCCAGCCTCTCCCTCTCCTGGATGGTGTGCACCTCCCTGTCCAGTGCAGACCGTCGGGCATTGATCGCGGAGAGATCCGGGATAGTTGAGAAACCGCACATTTCTGCCTTTTTCCTGAGCGCCGCCTCCTGTTCGGCAAGAGCCGTCTCCTTTCTCTGCCGCACCCGGGCCATGTCCAGGACGTCGTCGCCTGCCGGCATGTCGGCAGGCATCGCGCTCCCGATACCTCGGAGGTAGATCCCTGCAAGCACCAGCATCAGGAGGAAGATACCGCCGCCGACGATGAGGGAGTCCATTACCGCTCCGCCGGCAAGAGCGACCACACCTGCCGCCACGATCACCAGGGCCGGCCAGCGGGGGAGAGAAACCCCGCGGACTGCC
The sequence above is a segment of the Methanofollis sp. genome. Coding sequences within it:
- a CDS encoding AAA family ATPase, which translates into the protein MKIKEIYIDGFGHFHNTKLDALSPHLTVITGPNEAGKSTLLEFIRRMFFGFKKPGPNAYPALNGGDRGGWLRLTTPNDGAVLLERSEKRTDPLLVSADGSPAVCTLPDLIGTADRQFFENVYAFGIGELSDFKSLSAGSIQNRVMSAGIGITRGSIADVQAEIRKDQDALFKPGRAWKDIRIKEIFSEITDLEKDLRHCTGTQEEYDSLQFELKELESTLADLKDEEKTIRKKMQDASNLLSVRDDWVAYTETKRHLSDLPEVAPIPEDGVQILRGLVEKAGELEEELKACRRDLRQAAQDLAGCTVDEVVCTHADRIHDLENGLKKYLADLDSYDEAVKEREKLVEEVATLSGQVGLQGEALATFDVSARTRQKVEDFRVRFSGLDEEGRTRTPEAGRLEGNKREVQAGIQRDEATLSAFPVTGSLAEVQKKRAALDDLSVEVPAWSKAKDELDRLIETEAEIGTQLKQDAAVRGVSLPRWPALVIVAAGVVALAGGAVMDSLIVGGGIFLLMLVLAGIYLRGIGSAMPADMPAGDDVLDMARVRQRKETALAEQEAALRKKAEMCGFSTIPDLSAINARRSALDREVHTIQERERLEKALQVSRTTYAGLAADLERVQAALAANAQEKKETGKEWQAWLHAVSLDASFTPEVVLGIIPKIETAQDRIRALDAAGIRCAGLKETIATYEKATGEVAAAIGAGPAPSVEVQVQNAVASLDEQSECKRRHEDLVREYARIQKEEKSIVERQEDVARKRADLFLQASVTDEEMFREHAHILDERSRLVKEEAGAELRLKKAAGGDRAFPAFVTRLESTERVDLGETVEECRGRLEEIASEGDEKRERRGRLLKEIEELEGDNPAAADEARLRCLHDDLTEASRAWAVRVIAGHLLHQAIEKYEKERQPAVIQEATRYFSGITGGRYQKIYRPIDAEAVVVEEGSGNRKEITDLSLGTAQQLYLALRFGYITEFGKHDAALPVVFDDVLVNFDPDRKERGCRAIADLAGKMQVLYFTCHPETVELLTEARPDARVIDLSKVGGN